In the genome of Deinococcus hopiensis KR-140, the window CATCGCCAGGACCAGGTCTTTTTTTCTGCCCATCAGGGCACTGCTCAGGGCCGTCATGCCTTCTTCGGAAAGCGCGCTCAACCCCTCACGTTCGTCTGCCGTCAGATCCCGCCGGAACAGCATCTTGAAGGCGCTGATCAGCGCCTCGCGGCGATCTGCAGGTTGTTCCGGGACGGTCAGCAGGGGAAGCTGCTGGCCCAGCACGGCCGCCTTGCGGCGTGGAGCGGACCCCGCTCTGGTGCCGGCGGCCGTGCTGACAAGCACTGGCTTTTTTTCTTCGATATAGCGGTCCGGGCGCCGAACTGCATCGACCATCACAGCGGCCCGGCTCCGTGGAACGTAACCGTTGCTCATCCGCGCTTTGACGGCTTCAACGGCAGGCCGGATACGGTCAGGATGATCGGTCACAAGCGCTTCAGCGACGGGGCGGGTCACCCCCTGTTCCAGAAGGAGCGCCACCAGTTCGGGATCAGCGTGGGTCCTGTGGAAGTAGTACGTCAGGCGCGTCTTCATGCCGCGTCCGGCCCACGCCACGTCACGCAGGTAGCCGTTCTGGATCATGCGCTCATGGGCCCGGTGCAGGGTGTCTTTGGCACTGTCGATGCGCCCGGTGATGCCGCATGCGGAGAGCCAGTCGCTGAGGGTGACGCTCAGCTCTCCGGCCAGAGAGCCGTCCAGTTGTACGCGGTGGGCCTGTAAGACGCGGTAGAGGCTGCGCGCTCCAGGTTGACCCAGGCGTTCGAGCATCTCCGCGTCCAGCAACTGATAAGCGCCTGCTCGGATACTGGAGGCGAAGGCGGGCGTCAGGTAGATGCGCAGCGTGGCCTCAGGGTCAAGTTCTTGCGTTCCCACGGACGTTCGGAGCGCTTCGCGCATGTCGACCTGTGAGAACAGACCGGTGATGCTTGTCTCGATTTTGGCCTGTGAGCGCGCGGTATTCCACTCGTAGCGGCTGTGGGTCCAGCGCACACCCTCGGTACGCAGCAGGCTCTCTTTAAGACGCGCGTACATTTCCCCGTTGGTTCCGTGTCCACTTAGCTTCAGCAGGCCGTAGGGCGTGGTCTCCACCAGACCGTTGTCAGGACACCCTGCCCAGAAAAAGAGCGTCTGAACGGCCAGCAGGACGTCGGCATCGATGCCGTGCGGACGTCCAAGCGCTGCACGGCCTTTGACCCGGTATTCGATGGATCCGATCTGGAATTCCTCTTCCCATTCCGTTGCAGTTATTGGAAGGTTGCG includes:
- a CDS encoding replication initiator protein A is translated as MGNEPPERISELDLSRIGVISVLRNLPITATEWEEEFQIGSIEYRVKGRAALGRPHGIDADVLLAVQTLFFWAGCPDNGLVETTPYGLLKLSGHGTNGEMYARLKESLLRTEGVRWTHSRYEWNTARSQAKIETSITGLFSQVDMREALRTSVGTQELDPEATLRIYLTPAFASSIRAGAYQLLDAEMLERLGQPGARSLYRVLQAHRVQLDGSLAGELSVTLSDWLSACGITGRIDSAKDTLHRAHERMIQNGYLRDVAWAGRGMKTRLTYYFHRTHADPELVALLLEQGVTRPVAEALVTDHPDRIRPAVEAVKARMSNGYVPRSRAAVMVDAVRRPDRYIEEKKPVLVSTAAGTRAGSAPRRKAAVLGQQLPLLTVPEQPADRREALISAFKMLFRRDLTADEREGLSALSEEGMTALSSALMGRKKDLVLAMLGGLGPLD